A genome region from Blochmannia endosymbiont of Polyrhachis (Hedomyrma) turneri includes the following:
- the dapA gene encoding 4-hydroxy-tetrahydrodipicolinate synthase — protein sequence MLSGSIVALITPMDERGNIDRISLKKLIDYHVFSGTSAIVSVGTTGEMSGLSHTEHADMVMWTLDISDGRVPVIAGTGANSTSEAVLLTRQFNGTDIAACLSVAPYYNRPTQEGLFQHFKAISESTDLPQILYNVPVRTGCDILPVTVSRLSAIKNIVGIKEATGDLSRVNQLKEVVDDDFLLFSGDDITALDFMQLGGHGVISVTANIVPQEMVNLCKFALTGNFLSARSINARLMPLHRALFLESNPIPVKWAAWAVGLIKCATLRLPLTSLSADYTDVLKQILINLRLLSL from the coding sequence ATGTTATCTGGGAGTATAGTAGCGTTAATTACTCCGATGGATGAGAGAGGTAATATCGATCGGATTAGTTTAAAAAAGTTAATTGATTATCATGTGTTTAGTGGTACTTCGGCGATTGTATCAGTAGGGACTACTGGTGAAATGTCTGGGCTGAGTCATACGGAACATGCTGATATGGTTATGTGGACATTGGATATCAGTGATGGACGGGTTCCTGTTATTGCAGGGACTGGTGCTAATTCGACATCTGAAGCAGTTTTGTTGACGCGACAATTTAATGGTACTGATATAGCAGCTTGTTTAAGTGTTGCACCTTATTATAATAGACCCACACAAGAAGGGTTATTTCAGCATTTTAAAGCAATTTCTGAATCTACTGATTTACCTCAAATTTTATATAATGTTCCAGTTAGAACTGGGTGTGATATATTGCCTGTCACTGTTTCTAGATTATCGGCAATAAAAAATATAGTAGGTATTAAAGAAGCAACTGGTGATTTAAGTCGTGTGAATCAATTGAAAGAGGTAGTAGATGATGATTTTTTATTATTTAGTGGAGATGATATTACTGCATTGGATTTTATGCAACTTGGGGGTCACGGAGTGATTTCAGTTACAGCTAATATAGTTCCACAAGAAATGGTGAACTTGTGTAAATTTGCGCTTACAGGAAATTTTTTGTCTGCTCGTTCTATTAATGCGCGCTTGATGCCTTTACATCGTGCTTTGTTTCTTGAGTCTAATCCCATACCGGTGAAATGGGCCGCATGGGCTGTTGGATTAATTAAATGTGCTACTTTACGTTTACCTCTTACATCTTTATCAGCGGATTATACGGATGTGTTAAAACAAATATTAATTAATCTTCGTTTATTATCATTATAA
- the upp gene encoding uracil phosphoribosyltransferase, whose product MKIVEVKHPLVKHKLGLMRAQGISTKRFRELSAEIGSLLTYVATSDLEIETVTIRGWCGLVNIERIKGKKITVVPILRAGLGMMGGVLENMPNARISMVGIYRDEITLKAIPYFHKLVSNINERMAIILDPMLATGGSMIAAVDLLKKAGCRSIKVLALVAAPEGILALENMHPDVELYLGAIDQRLNASGYIIPGLGDAGDKIFGTE is encoded by the coding sequence ATGAAAATTGTTGAGGTTAAGCATCCGTTGGTAAAACATAAACTTGGTTTGATGCGCGCGCAGGGTATTAGCACAAAGCGTTTTCGTGAGTTATCTGCAGAAATTGGAAGTTTGTTGACATATGTGGCAACGTCGGATTTAGAAATTGAAACTGTAACTATTAGAGGTTGGTGCGGCTTGGTTAATATTGAGCGTATTAAAGGTAAAAAAATTACTGTTGTTCCAATTTTACGAGCAGGATTGGGGATGATGGGTGGTGTTTTAGAAAATATGCCTAATGCACGAATTAGTATGGTAGGTATATATCGTGATGAAATTACTTTGAAAGCAATTCCTTATTTTCATAAGTTGGTTTCAAATATTAATGAACGCATGGCTATAATATTGGATCCTATGTTGGCTACTGGTGGATCAATGATTGCTGCTGTTGATTTATTGAAAAAAGCTGGTTGTCGGAGTATTAAAGTATTAGCATTAGTAGCAGCTCCTGAGGGTATTTTAGCTTTAGAGAATATGCATCCAGATGTTGAATTATATTTGGGAGCTATTGATCAGAGATTAAATGCTTCAGGTTATATTATTCCTGGTTTAGGGGATGCAGGTGACAAGATATTTGGTACTGAATAA
- the ureG gene encoding urease accessory protein UreG yields the protein MSEKPFRVGVGGPVGTGKTELIEKLCKKMRHQYQLAVITNDIYTKEDQRILIKSGALNSDRIIGIETGCCPHTAIREDASMNLLAIEGLINRFKNLDIIFIESGGDNLSAMFSPELVDLSLYVIDVAGGDKIPRKGGPGIARSDFLVVNKMDLSSYVGASLVVMETDITRIRAHGSWGFTNLKTGVGVDVIVDFVVQKFCDFMK from the coding sequence ATGAGTGAAAAACCATTTCGTGTTGGTGTTGGTGGTCCAGTAGGGACTGGTAAAACTGAGTTAATCGAAAAATTATGTAAAAAGATGCGTCATCAGTATCAATTGGCAGTCATTACTAATGATATTTATACTAAAGAAGATCAGCGTATTTTAATTAAATCTGGTGCTTTAAATAGTGATCGTATTATTGGTATAGAAACTGGTTGTTGTCCTCATACTGCTATTCGTGAGGATGCTTCAATGAATTTATTAGCTATTGAAGGGTTAATTAATAGGTTTAAAAATTTAGATATTATTTTTATTGAAAGTGGTGGTGATAATTTAAGTGCGATGTTTAGTCCAGAATTGGTAGATTTGAGTTTGTATGTTATTGATGTAGCGGGAGGAGATAAAATTCCGAGAAAGGGTGGTCCAGGTATTGCTCGTTCTGATTTTTTGGTAGTTAATAAGATGGATTTATCTTCATATGTAGGGGCTTCGTTAGTAGTGATGGAAACGGATATTACTCGTATACGTGCTCATGGTTCATGGGGGTTTACTAATTTAAAGACGGGGGTTGGTGTTGATGTAATTGTTGATTTTGTTGTGCAGAAGTTTTGTGATTTTATGAAATAA